A portion of the Streptomyces sp. NBC_01335 genome contains these proteins:
- a CDS encoding sugar phosphate isomerase/epimerase family protein, protein MTRSAPASSRIRIGSAPDSWGVWFPDDPRQVPWQRFLDEVAAAGYEWIELGPYGYLPTDPARLADETRRRGLSVSAGTVFTGLHHGPEVWEKTWEHVAGIAGLTRATGAEHLVVIPSFWRDDKTGDVLEDRTLTPAQWRDLTTQTERLGREVRDRYGLRIVVHPHADTHIDSEENVNRFLDATDPDLVSLCLDTGHYAYCGGDSVALLRTYGERIGYLHLKQVDPEVLAKVVAEELPFGPAVARGVMCEPPRGVPALEPVLEAARALGTDLFAIVEQDMYPCDPDAPLPIARRTRAYLRSCSTPQPTS, encoded by the coding sequence ATGACCCGTTCCGCACCCGCGTCCTCGCGTATCCGTATCGGCTCGGCACCCGACTCCTGGGGCGTCTGGTTCCCGGACGATCCGCGGCAGGTGCCCTGGCAGCGCTTCCTGGACGAGGTCGCGGCGGCGGGGTACGAGTGGATCGAACTGGGCCCGTACGGTTATCTGCCCACCGATCCCGCCCGGCTCGCCGACGAGACCCGGCGCAGGGGGCTCTCGGTCTCCGCCGGGACGGTGTTCACGGGGCTGCACCACGGGCCGGAGGTCTGGGAGAAGACCTGGGAGCACGTCGCCGGGATCGCCGGGTTGACCCGGGCGACGGGTGCGGAACACCTCGTCGTCATCCCGTCGTTCTGGCGCGACGACAAGACGGGCGACGTGCTGGAGGACCGCACCCTCACCCCCGCGCAGTGGCGCGACCTCACCACCCAGACCGAGCGGCTCGGCCGGGAGGTGCGGGACCGGTACGGGCTGCGGATCGTCGTCCACCCGCACGCCGACACCCACATCGACAGCGAGGAGAACGTCAACCGGTTCCTCGACGCCACCGACCCCGACCTCGTCTCCCTCTGCCTGGACACGGGGCACTACGCCTACTGCGGCGGCGACAGCGTCGCCCTGCTGCGGACGTACGGGGAACGGATCGGCTACCTCCACCTGAAGCAGGTCGATCCCGAGGTCCTGGCGAAGGTGGTCGCCGAGGAGCTGCCCTTCGGTCCCGCCGTCGCCCGGGGCGTGATGTGCGAACCGCCGCGCGGCGTACCGGCGCTGGAGCCGGTGCTCGAAGCGGCGCGCGCGCTCGGAACCGACCTCTTCGCGATCGTGGAGCAGGACATGTACCCCTGCGACCCCGACGCCCCGCTGCCGATCGCGCGCCGCACCCGCGCCTACCTCCGCTCCTGCTCCACCCCGCAGCCCACGTCCTGA
- a CDS encoding TetR/AcrR family transcriptional regulator — MSNEEFHPAVQVPSDLVEAALRAARARKTAVADVSMQAIAQEAGISRSTLLRRLGGARHALDEAVRAAGVDPGGHRPVRERAVEAGAALISSDGLAALSLERVAAAAECSVHSLYAAFGGRDGMMQAIFERYGPFVNIEAVLAAHPGDLRSTVRVIYAHLADVVGLEPRVLPAILAEVLARPGDDASQALARHMVPRLYASIGEWLAAEVAAGRIRDLPLIALIHQMSNPLLMHLLLRPALELVPGLQIPSVEEMCDAFAEAFVHAVGLPDS; from the coding sequence GTGTCAAACGAAGAGTTCCACCCTGCGGTCCAGGTGCCGTCCGACCTGGTCGAGGCAGCCCTCCGGGCAGCGCGGGCACGCAAGACGGCCGTCGCCGACGTGTCGATGCAAGCCATCGCTCAGGAAGCGGGCATCTCCCGCAGCACACTGCTGCGCCGCCTGGGAGGCGCCCGGCACGCCCTCGACGAGGCAGTCCGGGCCGCCGGGGTCGACCCCGGCGGCCACAGGCCCGTGCGCGAGCGGGCCGTCGAAGCCGGAGCCGCACTCATCAGCAGCGATGGACTGGCCGCGCTCTCCCTCGAACGCGTCGCCGCGGCGGCCGAGTGCTCGGTGCACAGCCTCTACGCCGCGTTCGGCGGCCGGGACGGGATGATGCAGGCCATCTTCGAGCGGTACGGCCCGTTCGTGAACATCGAAGCGGTCCTGGCCGCCCACCCCGGGGACCTGCGGAGCACGGTCCGGGTGATCTACGCGCACCTCGCGGACGTCGTCGGCCTCGAACCCCGGGTGCTCCCCGCGATCCTCGCCGAGGTCCTGGCCCGCCCGGGGGACGACGCGTCGCAGGCCCTCGCGCGCCACATGGTCCCGCGCCTCTACGCGAGCATCGGCGAGTGGCTGGCCGCCGAGGTCGCGGCGGGCCGCATCCGCGACCTGCCGCTCATCGCGCTCATCCACCAGATGTCGAACCCCCTGCTCATGCACCTCCTGCTCCGACCGGCCCTGGAACTCGTCCCCGGTCTCCAGATCCCCTCCGTCGAGGAGATGTGCGACGCCTTCGCCGAGGCATTCGTGCACGCCGTGGGGCTGCCCGACTCCTGA
- a CDS encoding MarR family transcriptional regulator has translation MTDSTLWSYKDIAAHIRVLPDTVRSYRKHGFLPDPDQVRDGRPYWYPDTVRHWVARRPGNRNRVRTLTG, from the coding sequence ATGACGGACAGCACGCTCTGGTCCTACAAGGACATCGCCGCGCACATCCGGGTCCTCCCGGACACCGTGCGCTCGTACCGCAAGCATGGTTTCCTTCCCGACCCCGATCAGGTGCGGGACGGCCGGCCCTACTGGTACCCGGACACCGTCCGCCACTGGGTCGCCCGCCGCCCCGGCAACCGCAACCGGGTCCGCACGCTCACCGGCTGA
- a CDS encoding zinc-binding dehydrogenase produces the protein MRAVVFEEFGQEARVREVPDPVPAPQGVVVRVEATGLCRSDWHGWMGHDDGITLPHVPGHELAGVVEAVGPGVVGRRPGDRVTVPFVCACGRCAACASGAQQVCERQTQPGFTHWGSFAEYVALEHADVNLVAVPEELSFATAAGLGCRFATAFRAIVAQGRVAPGEWVAVYGCGGLGLSAVMIAAAAGARVVAVDVSAAALDLAKSFGAAACVDASAHPEGADAVVRELTGGGAHLSLDALGSPVTCAASVRSLRRRGRHVQVGLLPTAAGDPVVPMARVIALELEILGSHGMAAHDYPPMMDLVRAGTLRPDLLVTSTIGLAEAPAALAAMGGAPGAGVTIIEPGRTRLGVLSG, from the coding sequence ATGCGGGCAGTGGTGTTCGAGGAGTTCGGTCAGGAAGCGCGGGTGCGAGAGGTGCCCGATCCGGTCCCCGCCCCGCAGGGGGTGGTGGTCCGGGTCGAGGCGACCGGGCTGTGCCGCAGCGACTGGCACGGCTGGATGGGGCACGACGACGGCATCACCCTCCCGCACGTGCCGGGCCACGAACTCGCCGGAGTGGTCGAGGCCGTCGGACCCGGAGTCGTCGGCCGGCGCCCCGGCGACCGGGTCACCGTCCCGTTCGTCTGCGCCTGCGGGCGGTGCGCGGCCTGCGCCTCGGGGGCGCAGCAGGTGTGCGAGCGCCAGACCCAGCCCGGCTTCACGCACTGGGGCTCGTTCGCGGAGTACGTCGCGCTGGAGCACGCCGACGTCAACCTGGTGGCCGTGCCCGAGGAGCTCTCCTTCGCCACCGCGGCGGGCCTGGGGTGCCGGTTCGCCACGGCGTTCCGCGCGATCGTCGCTCAGGGCCGCGTCGCGCCGGGGGAGTGGGTCGCGGTGTACGGCTGCGGTGGGCTGGGGCTCTCCGCCGTGATGATCGCGGCGGCCGCCGGAGCCCGGGTGGTGGCCGTCGACGTCTCGGCCGCCGCCCTCGACCTGGCGAAGTCGTTCGGGGCGGCGGCGTGCGTGGACGCGTCGGCCCACCCGGAGGGCGCGGACGCCGTCGTCCGGGAACTCACGGGCGGCGGGGCGCATCTCTCGCTCGACGCCCTCGGCTCGCCGGTGACCTGCGCCGCCTCCGTACGCAGCCTGCGCCGGCGCGGACGCCATGTGCAGGTCGGGCTGCTGCCGACGGCGGCCGGGGACCCGGTCGTCCCGATGGCACGCGTGATCGCGCTGGAGCTGGAGATCCTCGGCAGCCACGGGATGGCCGCCCACGACTACCCGCCGATGATGGACCTGGTCCGTGCGGGCACCCTGCGCCCCGACCTCCTGGTCACCTCCACCATCGGCCTCGCCGAAGCCCCCGCGGCGCTCGCCGCGATGGGCGGGGCCCCGGGAGCGGGGGTGACGATCATCGAACCGGGGCGCACCCGCCTCGGGGTGCTCAGCGGGTGA
- a CDS encoding MMPL family transporter, which produces MSVVESPQRLGGWTRFVTARPRLALLAALVFTALAVFAGSGAGDRMGSGGWEAPDAESAWTTRALEKEFPASQPNLLLLIDSGRASVDDPAVVAEASRLTARLAAQEGVTGVGSYWQSAAPALRSRDGREALIAAHIAGEEKGSGEILDRIAPLFEGEHGPVKVSVGGLIATRHEMQSIIQEDLLRAETVALPVTLVLLVMVFGSAVAALLPLGVGIMAILGTSAVLRGITELTDVSVFAQNLTTALGLGLAVDYALFIVRRFREEMAAGADPRSAVGITLRTAGRTVLFSALAVAVSLSAMLVFPQYFLRSFAYAGIVVVILAAGAALIVLPAALVLLGPRVDALDLRRALVRRRGGREVPPRTAHRGRTSLAALVMRRAPVFALVTTAALVLLGLPFLGVRFGMADDRQLPADSASRMVQDHIREVFPGSPGGGLALLVREPATPAQYTALRERIAATEGVARVDGPLTAGDFATYSVVPEGEAAGPEAQKLVHDLRALDAPVHASVTGTAAVLVDSKDAIAERLPWAVGIIAVVTLLLVFLLTGSVLIPVQAVVLNALSLTAMFGAVVWVFQEGHLSGLLSFTSTGDIETTLPVLMFCVAFGLSMDYGVFLLSRIKEEYDRSGDHEGSIAVGLRHTGGLITAAAVILAVVMVAIGASRVTNTKMLGLGIALAVLMDAMVVRSLLVPSVMKVMGRATWWAPAPLRALHRRFGLDERAVPAPSAQAKGAVVSVPGSRGTDGGGGVTPPPDPDRTRIASGS; this is translated from the coding sequence ATGTCCGTAGTCGAGAGCCCGCAGCGGCTCGGTGGCTGGACCCGTTTCGTGACGGCGCGGCCTCGGCTCGCCCTGCTCGCGGCGCTCGTCTTCACCGCGCTCGCGGTGTTCGCGGGGAGCGGTGCCGGTGACCGGATGGGCAGCGGCGGCTGGGAGGCCCCGGACGCCGAGTCGGCCTGGACGACCCGGGCGCTGGAGAAGGAGTTCCCCGCCTCCCAGCCCAATCTCCTGCTGCTGATCGACAGCGGGCGGGCCTCGGTCGACGACCCGGCGGTGGTGGCCGAGGCCTCGCGCCTCACCGCCCGTCTGGCCGCCCAGGAAGGGGTCACCGGCGTCGGTTCGTACTGGCAGAGCGCCGCCCCCGCCCTGCGCTCCCGGGACGGACGCGAAGCGCTGATCGCCGCCCACATCGCCGGCGAGGAGAAGGGCTCCGGAGAGATCCTCGACCGGATCGCCCCGCTCTTCGAAGGGGAGCACGGCCCGGTGAAGGTCTCCGTCGGCGGGCTGATCGCCACACGGCACGAGATGCAGTCGATCATCCAGGAGGATCTGCTCAGGGCGGAGACGGTCGCCCTGCCGGTCACCCTCGTCCTGCTGGTGATGGTCTTCGGCAGCGCGGTGGCGGCCCTGCTCCCCCTCGGCGTGGGCATCATGGCGATCCTGGGGACCAGCGCCGTGCTGCGCGGCATCACCGAGCTGACCGACGTCTCCGTCTTCGCCCAGAACCTCACGACCGCCCTCGGCCTCGGACTCGCCGTCGACTACGCCCTGTTCATCGTGCGCCGGTTCCGCGAAGAGATGGCCGCCGGCGCCGACCCCCGCTCCGCGGTCGGCATCACCCTCCGCACGGCGGGGCGCACCGTGCTCTTCTCCGCGCTCGCGGTCGCGGTCTCGCTCTCGGCGATGCTCGTCTTCCCCCAGTACTTCCTGCGCTCCTTCGCGTACGCCGGAATCGTCGTGGTGATCCTGGCGGCCGGGGCGGCCCTCATCGTCCTTCCGGCCGCGCTGGTGCTGCTCGGCCCCCGGGTCGACGCCCTGGACCTGCGGCGCGCGCTGGTCCGCCGGAGAGGGGGCCGGGAGGTGCCTCCCCGGACGGCCCACCGGGGGCGGACCTCTCTCGCCGCGCTTGTGATGCGCCGCGCCCCGGTCTTCGCCCTGGTGACCACGGCCGCGCTCGTCCTGCTCGGACTGCCCTTCCTGGGCGTGCGGTTCGGCATGGCCGACGACCGCCAGCTGCCCGCGGACTCCGCGTCCCGCATGGTGCAGGACCACATCCGCGAGGTCTTCCCCGGGTCCCCGGGCGGCGGCCTCGCCCTGCTCGTCCGGGAGCCCGCCACCCCCGCCCAGTACACGGCCCTCCGCGAGCGGATCGCCGCCACGGAAGGAGTGGCGCGGGTCGACGGGCCGCTGACGGCCGGCGACTTTGCCACCTACTCCGTGGTGCCCGAGGGCGAGGCGGCCGGGCCGGAGGCCCAGAAGCTCGTCCACGACCTCCGCGCGCTCGACGCACCCGTCCACGCGTCGGTGACCGGGACCGCCGCCGTGCTCGTCGACTCGAAGGACGCCATCGCCGAACGGCTCCCCTGGGCGGTCGGCATCATCGCGGTGGTGACCCTGCTCCTGGTCTTTCTGCTCACCGGCAGCGTCCTGATCCCCGTCCAGGCGGTCGTGCTCAACGCCCTCAGCCTGACCGCGATGTTCGGCGCGGTCGTCTGGGTCTTCCAGGAGGGCCACCTCTCCGGACTGCTCTCCTTCACCAGCACCGGCGACATCGAGACCACCCTGCCCGTGCTGATGTTCTGCGTCGCCTTCGGGCTCTCCATGGACTACGGCGTCTTTCTGCTCTCCCGCATCAAGGAGGAGTACGACCGCAGCGGCGACCACGAGGGCTCCATCGCCGTCGGGCTGCGCCACACCGGCGGACTCATCACCGCCGCCGCCGTGATCCTGGCCGTGGTGATGGTCGCCATAGGGGCCTCGCGGGTGACCAACACGAAGATGCTCGGACTCGGCATCGCCCTGGCGGTGCTGATGGACGCCATGGTGGTGCGCAGCCTCCTGGTCCCCTCGGTCATGAAGGTGATGGGCCGCGCCACCTGGTGGGCGCCCGCACCTCTGCGCGCTCTCCACCGAAGATTCGGCCTCGACGAGAGAGCGGTCCCCGCCCCGTCCGCGCAGGCCAAGGGAGCCGTCGTTTCCGTACCTGGCAGCCGTGGGACGGACGGCGGGGGCGGGGTGACACCCCCGCCCGACCCGGACCGGACCAGGATCGCCAGCGGCAGCTGA
- a CDS encoding TetR/AcrR family transcriptional regulator: MSEAGAERAATAAAEEPTAEKAHGGTEPDQGAANTPAPRRRQARGEARMTQLLAAAADVFRTQGYTAASTNAIAREAGVSPGTLYQFFPNKEAIAVELGDRLLRRWQETYGEPVTLSHAELALDRLLDTALDPLITFNTENPAFRVLMHGGEVPGRITEKHDLVHDAMLTRVEVLLAGYLPELPEARIRRVGAMSFQLFKAGIDLIMTHEGEEREAYARELKTVMFRYLNPLLDEADRLSRTPDSA; encoded by the coding sequence ATGTCTGAGGCCGGAGCCGAGCGGGCCGCCACCGCGGCGGCCGAGGAACCGACGGCGGAGAAGGCGCACGGCGGCACCGAGCCGGACCAGGGGGCCGCGAACACCCCGGCTCCCCGCCGCCGCCAGGCGCGCGGCGAGGCCCGGATGACCCAGCTGCTCGCCGCCGCCGCCGACGTGTTCCGTACGCAGGGCTACACCGCGGCCAGCACCAACGCCATCGCCCGCGAGGCCGGCGTCTCGCCCGGCACGCTCTACCAGTTCTTCCCCAACAAGGAGGCGATCGCCGTGGAGCTCGGCGACCGCCTCCTGCGCCGCTGGCAGGAGACGTACGGCGAGCCCGTCACCCTGAGCCACGCCGAACTCGCGCTGGACCGCCTGCTCGACACGGCCCTCGATCCGCTGATCACCTTCAACACCGAGAATCCGGCGTTCCGCGTCCTCATGCACGGGGGCGAGGTGCCCGGTCGGATCACCGAGAAGCACGACCTGGTGCACGACGCGATGCTCACCCGCGTCGAGGTTCTCCTCGCGGGTTACCTGCCGGAACTTCCCGAGGCGCGGATACGGCGCGTCGGCGCCATGTCCTTCCAGCTGTTCAAGGCCGGAATCGACCTGATCATGACGCACGAGGGCGAGGAGCGGGAGGCGTACGCCCGCGAACTGAAGACGGTGATGTTCCGCTACCTGAACCCCCTGCTGGACGAGGCGGACCGACTCTCCCGCACCCCGGACTCCGCCTGA
- a CDS encoding PrsW family intramembrane metalloprotease encodes MPPGPPPDPRAGPPPGPPPGPPGAPRPRPGLWRRCLWGGVVSWALAAGATYLTENSTLLPTLILLGSFLVPAVFVLWAYERHGEDLGPSLILGSFLTGGILGVLGASVLEYYLLHQTSVWLFLGVGLIEEAVKLGALMFVLRRHHSVRGRRAGLVLGATVGFGFAAFESAGYAFNAAVTLEGINLRALLETEVLRGVLSPFGHGLWTAITGGVLLVRREANGRFRFPPTVVGTFLGVAVLHALWDSMRGIAVWLVARVTGDGQVDSIPARGFLENPTDQQQHLFTVISVGGTVATTLVGVCWLRVLVLRSRQERARATSAPRVRRSP; translated from the coding sequence CTGCCCCCCGGCCCGCCGCCCGACCCGCGTGCCGGACCTCCGCCCGGACCCCCGCCCGGCCCGCCGGGCGCACCCCGGCCGCGTCCCGGACTCTGGCGGCGCTGCCTCTGGGGCGGGGTCGTCTCGTGGGCCCTCGCCGCCGGGGCCACGTACCTCACCGAGAACTCCACGCTGCTGCCGACACTGATCCTGCTCGGCAGTTTTCTCGTGCCGGCCGTGTTCGTGCTGTGGGCGTACGAGCGGCACGGCGAGGACCTCGGGCCGTCCCTGATCCTGGGCTCGTTCCTGACCGGCGGAATCCTGGGGGTGCTGGGCGCCTCGGTCCTGGAGTACTACCTGCTGCACCAGACCTCGGTCTGGCTGTTCCTCGGCGTCGGCCTGATCGAGGAGGCGGTGAAACTGGGCGCCCTGATGTTCGTCCTCCGCCGCCACCACTCCGTCCGCGGCCGCAGGGCCGGGCTGGTGCTGGGTGCCACGGTGGGCTTCGGCTTCGCGGCGTTCGAGAGCGCCGGGTACGCCTTCAACGCGGCGGTCACCCTGGAGGGCATCAACCTGCGCGCACTGCTGGAGACCGAGGTGCTGCGCGGGGTGCTCTCCCCCTTCGGACACGGCCTGTGGACGGCGATCACCGGCGGGGTCCTGCTGGTCCGCCGGGAGGCGAACGGCCGGTTCCGTTTCCCGCCGACGGTCGTCGGCACCTTCCTCGGGGTCGCCGTCCTGCACGCCCTGTGGGACTCGATGCGGGGCATCGCCGTCTGGTTGGTCGCCCGGGTCACCGGCGACGGGCAGGTGGACTCGATTCCGGCCCGGGGGTTCCTGGAGAACCCGACCGACCAGCAGCAGCACCTCTTCACCGTGATCTCGGTGGGCGGCACGGTGGCGACCACTCTGGTCGGGGTGTGCTGGCTCCGCGTCCTCGTCCTGCGGTCCCGGCAGGAGCGGGCGCGGGCGACGTCGGCGCCCAGGGTGAGGCGCTCGCCTTGA
- a CDS encoding heavy-metal-associated domain-containing protein, with amino-acid sequence MTAETEIPQAAARSCCSSGADHGAPAEVAIGSVTAVYEVKGMTCGHCEGAVSEEISAIDGVTEVKAVAASGQVTVSSRAPLTEDAVRAAVDEAGYEYVGKA; translated from the coding sequence ATGACCGCCGAGACCGAGATCCCTCAGGCCGCCGCCCGCTCCTGCTGCTCGTCCGGGGCCGATCACGGTGCCCCCGCCGAGGTGGCGATCGGCTCGGTCACCGCGGTGTACGAAGTGAAGGGCATGACCTGCGGCCACTGCGAGGGCGCCGTCTCCGAGGAGATCTCCGCCATCGACGGGGTGACCGAGGTGAAGGCCGTCGCCGCGAGCGGCCAGGTGACCGTCTCCTCCCGTGCTCCGCTGACCGAGGACGCCGTGCGCGCCGCCGTCGACGAGGCGGGCTACGAGTACGTCGGCAAGGCCTGA
- a CDS encoding heavy metal translocating P-type ATPase has translation MASTTTTEVTTADAPAPEVSETELMIGGMTCASCAARVEKKLNRMDGVRATVNYATEKAHVSFGPDTDLADLVATVERTGYTATPPPPPPPPEPVASAAIPGEAAGAGAGATGHEAESEKDGPLAALRQRLTVSVLLSVPVVLLAMVPALQFDNWQWLSLTLAAPVVVWGGLPFHRAAWTNLRHGAATMDTLVSVGTLAAFGWSLWALFFGDAGMPGMRHGFDLVASRADASSALYLEVAAGVVSFILLGRYLEARSKRKAGSALRALMHLGARDVAVLRSDGTEVRVPVARLAVGDRFVVRPGEKIATDGTVAEGESAVDASMLTGESVPVDVGPGATVTGATVNVSGRLVVEATRVGADTQLARMARLVEDAQNGKAEVQRLADRVSSVFVPVVLLIAVATLVTWLLVTNDVTAAFTAAVAVLIIACPCALGLATPTALMVGTGRGAQLGILIKGPEVLEATRRIDTIVLDKTGTVTTGRMALRAVRTAPGTDEDEALRLAGALEHASEHPVARAVAAAAAERLGALPPVSGFGNVAGLGVRGTVDGRTVLVGRPALLAEAGIALPPELESALAGATGATAVVVGWDGKARAVLEVADTVKESSAEAVAELRRLGLRPVLLTGDNRAVAESVARAVGIDEVYAEVLPQEKVEVVRRLQAEGRSVAMVGDGVNDAAALATADLGLAMGTGTDAAIEASDLTLVRGDLKVTGAAIRLARRTLSTIRGNLVWAFGYNVAALPLAAFGLLNPMIAGAAMAFSSVFVVTNSLRLRSFT, from the coding sequence ATGGCCAGCACCACCACAACCGAGGTCACCACAGCCGATGCACCGGCCCCGGAGGTCTCCGAGACCGAGCTGATGATCGGCGGCATGACCTGCGCCTCCTGCGCGGCGCGGGTCGAGAAGAAGCTGAACCGGATGGACGGCGTGAGGGCCACGGTCAATTACGCGACCGAGAAGGCCCACGTCTCCTTCGGCCCCGACACGGATCTGGCGGATCTCGTCGCGACCGTCGAGCGGACCGGCTACACCGCCACCCCGCCCCCGCCCCCACCGCCGCCCGAGCCCGTGGCGTCCGCCGCCATACCCGGCGAGGCAGCCGGGGCGGGGGCCGGGGCCACCGGGCACGAAGCGGAGAGCGAGAAGGACGGCCCCCTCGCCGCCCTCCGGCAGCGCCTGACCGTGTCGGTGCTGCTCTCCGTGCCGGTGGTCCTGCTCGCGATGGTCCCGGCGCTCCAGTTCGACAACTGGCAGTGGCTCTCGCTGACGCTCGCCGCTCCGGTGGTCGTCTGGGGCGGGCTGCCGTTCCACCGCGCCGCCTGGACCAACCTCCGGCACGGCGCCGCCACCATGGACACGCTGGTCTCGGTCGGCACGCTGGCGGCGTTCGGCTGGTCGCTGTGGGCGCTCTTCTTCGGAGACGCCGGGATGCCGGGCATGCGGCACGGCTTCGACCTGGTGGCCTCCCGCGCCGACGCGTCGTCCGCGCTCTATCTGGAGGTCGCGGCCGGGGTGGTGAGCTTCATCCTGCTCGGCCGCTATCTGGAGGCCCGGTCCAAGCGGAAGGCGGGTTCGGCGCTGCGGGCGCTGATGCACCTCGGGGCGCGGGACGTGGCGGTCCTGAGGAGCGACGGTACGGAGGTACGCGTCCCGGTCGCCCGGCTCGCGGTGGGCGACCGGTTCGTGGTGCGGCCCGGCGAGAAGATCGCCACGGACGGCACGGTGGCCGAGGGTGAGTCCGCGGTGGACGCCTCGATGCTCACCGGCGAGTCCGTGCCGGTCGACGTGGGCCCCGGCGCCACGGTCACCGGGGCGACGGTGAACGTCTCGGGCCGGCTCGTCGTGGAGGCGACCCGGGTCGGGGCCGACACCCAGCTCGCCCGGATGGCGAGGCTGGTGGAGGACGCCCAGAACGGCAAGGCCGAGGTGCAGCGCCTCGCCGACCGGGTGTCGTCGGTCTTCGTACCGGTCGTCCTGCTGATCGCGGTGGCCACGCTGGTCACCTGGCTGCTGGTGACGAACGACGTGACGGCCGCGTTCACGGCGGCGGTCGCCGTACTGATCATCGCCTGCCCCTGCGCCCTCGGGCTCGCCACGCCCACCGCCCTCATGGTCGGTACGGGGCGCGGCGCCCAGCTGGGCATCCTGATCAAGGGCCCCGAGGTCCTGGAGGCGACCCGGCGCATCGACACGATCGTGCTCGACAAGACCGGCACCGTCACCACGGGCCGGATGGCGCTCCGGGCCGTGCGCACCGCGCCGGGGACGGACGAGGACGAGGCGTTGCGGCTGGCCGGGGCGCTGGAGCACGCCTCGGAACATCCGGTCGCCCGTGCGGTGGCCGCCGCGGCGGCCGAGCGTCTGGGGGCGCTGCCGCCCGTCAGCGGCTTCGGGAACGTCGCCGGGCTCGGCGTACGCGGCACGGTGGACGGCCGTACGGTCCTCGTCGGCCGGCCCGCGCTCCTCGCGGAGGCCGGGATCGCCCTGCCGCCGGAACTGGAGTCGGCGCTCGCCGGTGCCACCGGGGCCACGGCCGTGGTGGTCGGCTGGGACGGGAAGGCCCGCGCGGTCCTGGAGGTGGCGGACACCGTGAAGGAGAGCAGTGCCGAGGCGGTCGCCGAGCTGCGCCGGCTGGGTCTGCGCCCGGTGCTGCTGACCGGCGACAACCGGGCGGTGGCCGAATCCGTGGCGCGTGCCGTCGGGATCGACGAGGTCTATGCCGAGGTGCTGCCCCAGGAGAAAGTGGAGGTCGTGCGAAGGCTCCAGGCGGAGGGCCGGTCGGTCGCGATGGTCGGTGACGGCGTGAACGACGCCGCCGCTCTGGCCACGGCGGATCTGGGGCTGGCGATGGGGACGGGGACGGACGCGGCGATCGAGGCGAGCGATCTCACATTGGTGCGTGGAGATCTCAAGGTGACGGGGGCCGCGATCCGCCTCGCGCGGCGTACGCTGTCCACCATCAGAGGCAACCTCGTCTGGGCCTTCGGGTACAACGTGGCGGCCCTGCCGCTTGCTGCGTTCGGCCTGCTCAACCCGATGATCGCGGGAGCCGCCATGGCGTTCTCCTCCGTGTTCGTCGTGACGAACAGCCTGCGCCTGCGCTCCTTCACGTAA